A stretch of Desulfotalea psychrophila LSv54 DNA encodes these proteins:
- a CDS encoding sigma-70 family RNA polymerase sigma factor: MAKKSVPETSPLEVLPTEDKAVPVAFENPLVAISDNENLPAVSNPALHRYLQEISQYELLTREETDALATRYKESGDQDAAYTLVSSNLRLVVKVAMDFQKYWMQNFMDLIQEGNVGLVQATKKFDPYRGVKFSYYAAYWIRAYVLKFIMDNWRLVKIGTTQAQRKLFFSLNKEKKLLESQGFDPKPKLLAERLNVREKEVIEMGQRMDNWDVSLESPVRSDSDDEQKSFLPSNGPGIESVVAGKEIKVKLTELIDVLKVNLNDKERMILEKRLLTDEPLTLQNIADKFGISRERVRQIEVNLLKKMKKYFEAEMPDIIDYFDGEKIVIQSK; the protein is encoded by the coding sequence ATGGCAAAAAAAAGTGTACCTGAAACATCTCCACTGGAAGTGCTACCGACTGAAGACAAAGCTGTGCCGGTAGCTTTTGAGAACCCTCTGGTGGCAATTTCTGATAACGAAAATTTACCGGCAGTGAGCAATCCTGCCTTACACAGATATTTACAGGAAATAAGTCAATATGAGCTGCTGACCCGTGAAGAAACCGATGCGTTAGCGACAAGGTATAAAGAATCAGGTGACCAAGATGCTGCTTATACCCTTGTCTCTTCTAATCTGCGTCTGGTGGTGAAGGTGGCGATGGATTTTCAGAAATATTGGATGCAGAATTTTATGGATCTCATTCAAGAGGGTAATGTTGGCCTTGTCCAGGCAACAAAAAAGTTTGATCCATATCGGGGTGTAAAGTTTTCCTATTACGCTGCCTACTGGATTCGCGCCTATGTCCTTAAGTTTATTATGGATAACTGGCGTCTTGTTAAAATTGGTACGACCCAGGCTCAGCGTAAGTTGTTTTTTAGTCTTAATAAAGAAAAAAAACTTCTGGAGTCCCAAGGCTTTGATCCAAAACCCAAGCTTCTGGCTGAGCGTCTTAACGTTCGGGAAAAAGAGGTCATTGAGATGGGACAGAGAATGGATAACTGGGACGTCTCTCTGGAGAGTCCTGTTCGCTCTGATTCAGACGATGAGCAGAAGAGTTTTCTGCCAAGTAATGGCCCGGGCATTGAGTCGGTTGTTGCTGGCAAGGAGATAAAGGTTAAGCTTACCGAGCTGATCGATGTGCTCAAGGTCAACCTTAACGACAAAGAGCGGATGATTTTAGAGAAACGTCTGCTGACCGATGAACCTCTAACCCTGCAAAATATTGCCGATAAATTTGGCATTTCTCGTGAGAGGGTTCGTCAAATTGAAGTGAACCTATTAAAAAAGATGAAGAAGTATTTCGAAGCAGAAATGCCAGATATTATTGACTATTTTGATGGTGAAAAGATTGTTATTCAGTCAAAATAG
- a CDS encoding ABC transporter substrate-binding protein: MKKEIIHLFAVAVLLLMSAGASWATENIKVGAILAVTGPASFLGGPELKSAKMLVQRINRAGGIQGKKIELIVRDSGGSSEKAISFARQLIEEKEVFAIIGPSTSGETLKIKKLCQRSKTLLLSCSSADRIVFPLASYVFKTAPSDGLAVEKIFIYMQKKGIKKIALLSGNTGFGKAGKRQILKRAKKYGIEVVSSEVYDKNATDLTAIVAKIKSQPGIEAVVNWSVVPAQSIVLKNIRQAGWDVPIFQSHGFANIKYVQAAGAAAEGVLFPASRLIIAKQLPAGVDKDFLLQFKNDYENSYGEEVSTFGGHSYDALLLLANAIKQVGLDREKVRGVLEATRGFMGTAGEFNFSAKDHSGLSIEAFTMLTVEDGKFVPYN; this comes from the coding sequence ATGAAAAAAGAGATAATACATTTATTTGCTGTGGCAGTACTATTGTTAATGAGCGCCGGGGCCAGCTGGGCTACTGAAAACATTAAGGTGGGAGCTATTTTAGCGGTAACAGGACCAGCCTCGTTTCTAGGCGGACCGGAATTAAAATCTGCCAAGATGCTTGTCCAGCGAATAAACAGAGCAGGCGGAATTCAGGGTAAAAAGATAGAGTTGATTGTTCGCGACAGCGGTGGCAGTAGTGAAAAGGCCATCTCCTTTGCCCGGCAGCTGATTGAGGAGAAGGAGGTTTTTGCTATTATAGGCCCCTCTACAAGTGGCGAAACGCTGAAGATAAAAAAACTTTGTCAGAGGTCAAAGACACTCCTGCTCTCCTGTTCTTCAGCCGACCGCATTGTTTTCCCTCTGGCCAGCTATGTTTTCAAAACGGCCCCCAGTGATGGTCTTGCCGTGGAAAAAATATTCATCTATATGCAGAAAAAAGGGATAAAAAAAATAGCCCTGCTCAGTGGTAATACGGGCTTTGGTAAGGCTGGTAAGAGACAAATTTTAAAGCGGGCAAAAAAATATGGCATAGAGGTTGTCAGCTCAGAGGTTTATGATAAAAATGCTACAGATCTTACTGCCATTGTGGCCAAGATAAAATCCCAACCGGGGATAGAGGCTGTTGTGAACTGGTCCGTTGTCCCCGCCCAATCCATTGTCCTGAAAAATATCAGACAAGCTGGCTGGGATGTACCTATCTTTCAGAGTCATGGCTTTGCCAATATTAAATATGTGCAGGCAGCAGGTGCAGCTGCTGAGGGTGTTCTTTTTCCTGCCAGTCGCCTGATCATTGCCAAACAACTCCCCGCAGGAGTAGATAAAGATTTTCTTCTCCAGTTTAAAAATGATTATGAAAATAGCTATGGGGAGGAGGTCAGCACCTTTGGCGGACATTCCTATGATGCACTTTTACTTCTGGCCAATGCCATTAAGCAGGTCGGCCTTGATAGAGAAAAGGTGCGTGGCGTTCTGGAGGCTACCAGGGGCTTTATGGGTACTGCAGGCGAGTTTAATTTTTCAGCGAAGGATCATTCCGGCTTAAGCATTGAGGCCTTTACAATGCTCACCGTAGAAGACGGTAAGTTTGTCCCCTATAACTAG
- a CDS encoding lysophospholipid acyltransferase family protein, whose translation MIQKISHYILRLNGWKIIHTPMPKNKYLIIGAPHTSNWDFPLALLCLSALHLRFWWAAKHSLFHFPLGWFFRKMGGIAVNRRVRNDFLRTIKKEYNKREEFILAIAPEGTRSFTNHWKCGFYQIAIEAEVDIALAFLDYSTKTMGIGKIIQPSGNIEEDFEKIAAFYHDIKGKYPEKQSTIAIRANELKHFKRMQEGQKN comes from the coding sequence ATGATTCAAAAAATTTCTCACTATATCCTCCGCCTAAATGGCTGGAAAATTATCCATACACCCATGCCGAAAAATAAATATCTTATTATCGGTGCCCCCCATACCAGTAACTGGGACTTTCCCCTTGCCCTCCTCTGTCTATCTGCACTTCACCTGCGTTTCTGGTGGGCGGCTAAGCACAGTCTTTTTCATTTCCCCCTTGGCTGGTTCTTTCGAAAAATGGGAGGAATAGCTGTCAACCGCCGGGTACGAAACGATTTTCTTCGCACAATAAAAAAAGAATATAATAAAAGAGAGGAGTTTATCCTGGCCATTGCCCCGGAGGGCACTCGCTCATTTACCAATCACTGGAAGTGTGGCTTTTACCAAATAGCAATCGAGGCAGAGGTGGATATTGCCCTCGCCTTTCTGGACTATTCAACAAAGACAATGGGCATAGGAAAAATTATCCAACCAAGCGGCAATATAGAAGAAGATTTTGAGAAAATTGCTGCCTTTTATCATGATATAAAGGGTAAGTACCCAGAAAAGCAGAGCACCATTGCCATTCGTGCAAACGAGCTCAAACACTTCAAACGAATGCAAGAAGGGCAAAAGAACTAG
- a CDS encoding tetratricopeptide repeat protein has protein sequence MSTRFIYIFTVLTIFLSATSLFATPIVPEHDIVIVLPAPPAWKEDWNRARTLVRDGNYKKANEVYRGLMEQRPSATVIRWEYCQLLFAQDDFSGSATLLSTLLEVDSQSPEYQLFAGRLALKQKKYGEAIQLFQKVFAKVPLTKPGLLAAKKMAEIFLQEGKVDAALSLLRQVFARSPDDLETVKTLAQICLNRELFAEAEKYFNILMEQKGLPARFALQASAVFIKDENYHSFSHALQEYYLQIYPYDLEVHRELADVYLNAGDGKRALPHLRKLTEGRDVQHWLSVARIYENTLKRPDKALAYYEKYLQKYPKDQEIQGQVARLQGLLAREFIARGVGGEQLREDLSALTSSPEKIYIKMANQLGQGGEKKKALKLLASLGRPKNDSNIIAIARIYSALGEDKKSLIYMDFVPVKARDQAYYLFRREMEQNMALKFEAYLSSYSLFFLETPERASLTVLLKGAEKFGRLDDITHILAVTEARELIYSDISLLLTVARIYASSGLFSRTEDLLKRADSLVSSDLDDRVQLCRAEILRQEGFVFDSERILRQQLGRSVFPLAAIKALVKLDLQLSHFDNARKWLSYLTVQADQLESVNLQLIETELALLRVQILWAEGRYDIAELVLSNRLHFLEKTKSASPFASLKKRLKNSLCITWLGQGKDEQCLEFFSKEELSSEIISRLQEPADDKFKSASISSLFALAEQAYRDRNYEISLRYFKLLDSKLDDRVFIKKSLGDCLFALGKFKEASQQYLLLLKEFPDEEFYRGRLADVTGRLGRSKEEIRQLLGVETVTDFAQKIQLSVNSSPTTQKSLRIARALWLSGSKEISLSLYKELIDQLFFNLSELKSLGSTEKDSDTYWQGIVQLFYQENNIFEQSMSPDYLIAHLGTPEADLIVRLYPTYRWHRLISREYEARNAAHQKKLLLAERNYRKLFSEEASSEAIIDLAPIYKRLGQYNKEAQIYQSVQEAGRTLPDLDESIALNREQRRPQLRLETGMDNRQGREGAINMRKYVSSLRASLLPTPQQEFYFDYRATDYNGADQDSFGQYLGAGAGIDFTDDISLAIRLGGEHLNSDGRVEISGLAQLNYRLLDQLRSYVEIRRRRVDDTIVAVDGEIFADDIGAGIVLETPVGFDLGLDYTQSFLTDGNKQTKFHPWFFYNIFGDTTQLNFQYDFLYFAGDEVNPELPYWSPEDYREHKLSLYFQHQFNNSGEEDELESFYSLGGAVGFEDDQNITYTGKFDIFLEMNQHFLLNGTLLYTRSDDYNESQARIGISYRW, from the coding sequence GTGAGTACACGATTTATTTATATATTTACTGTTCTTACAATTTTTCTTTCCGCAACCTCTCTTTTTGCGACTCCCATTGTGCCTGAACATGATATTGTTATTGTTTTGCCCGCCCCCCCTGCCTGGAAGGAGGATTGGAATAGGGCTCGCACGCTGGTTAGGGACGGAAATTACAAAAAGGCAAATGAGGTTTATAGGGGACTGATGGAGCAACGTCCTAGTGCTACGGTAATTCGTTGGGAATACTGTCAACTGCTCTTTGCTCAAGATGATTTCTCCGGAAGTGCTACCCTTCTCTCTACTCTTCTGGAGGTGGATAGTCAGAGTCCGGAATATCAGCTTTTTGCCGGTCGTCTTGCCTTAAAACAAAAAAAATATGGAGAGGCAATTCAGCTTTTTCAAAAGGTCTTTGCCAAGGTTCCTCTTACTAAACCAGGGTTACTTGCGGCAAAAAAAATGGCCGAGATTTTTTTGCAGGAGGGCAAGGTCGATGCCGCTCTCTCTTTATTACGTCAAGTTTTTGCAAGAAGCCCTGATGACTTAGAGACAGTGAAAACTCTTGCCCAAATTTGTCTTAATAGGGAGTTGTTTGCCGAGGCAGAAAAATATTTTAATATTCTTATGGAACAAAAAGGCTTACCTGCAAGGTTTGCTCTACAGGCAAGTGCTGTTTTTATAAAAGATGAAAATTATCACTCCTTTTCTCATGCCCTGCAGGAGTATTACCTGCAGATATACCCCTACGATTTGGAGGTGCACAGGGAACTTGCCGATGTTTACCTGAATGCAGGTGACGGAAAGAGAGCCTTGCCCCATCTTCGTAAGCTGACAGAGGGACGTGACGTTCAGCATTGGCTCTCTGTTGCCAGAATATACGAAAACACTCTGAAGAGACCCGATAAGGCTCTTGCCTACTACGAAAAATATTTACAAAAATATCCTAAAGATCAAGAAATTCAAGGCCAGGTGGCCCGCCTGCAAGGCCTTCTTGCCCGGGAATTTATAGCAAGAGGTGTTGGGGGTGAGCAGCTCAGGGAGGATCTCTCTGCCCTGACCTCTTCTCCTGAAAAAATTTACATAAAGATGGCTAACCAGCTTGGGCAGGGTGGAGAAAAGAAAAAGGCGTTAAAACTTCTTGCCAGCCTTGGTAGACCAAAAAATGATAGCAATATCATTGCTATAGCTCGTATCTACTCTGCTCTTGGTGAAGACAAGAAGAGTTTAATCTATATGGATTTTGTCCCGGTAAAGGCTAGAGATCAGGCCTATTATCTGTTTCGGAGAGAAATGGAACAGAATATGGCACTCAAGTTTGAGGCATATCTCTCTTCTTATTCCCTTTTCTTTTTAGAGACACCTGAGAGAGCCTCCCTTACTGTTTTACTGAAGGGTGCGGAGAAATTTGGCAGGCTGGATGATATTACTCATATTCTTGCCGTTACTGAGGCTCGAGAATTGATCTACTCGGATATATCTCTTCTCTTAACTGTTGCTCGAATTTATGCAAGCAGTGGTCTCTTCTCTCGGACAGAAGACCTCCTGAAGAGGGCAGATAGCTTGGTCAGCTCAGATCTTGACGACAGGGTTCAGCTCTGTCGAGCGGAAATATTACGTCAGGAGGGATTTGTCTTTGATTCCGAACGAATCTTACGCCAACAATTAGGCCGATCCGTCTTTCCCCTTGCTGCCATAAAGGCTCTGGTTAAGTTAGATTTGCAACTCTCTCATTTTGACAATGCCAGAAAATGGCTCAGCTACTTAACAGTTCAGGCTGATCAGTTAGAAAGTGTAAATCTTCAACTGATAGAAACAGAACTGGCGCTTCTGCGGGTTCAGATACTTTGGGCAGAGGGACGTTATGATATTGCTGAGCTTGTCTTAAGTAACAGGCTTCACTTTTTGGAAAAGACAAAGTCTGCTTCTCCCTTTGCAAGTTTAAAGAAACGCCTGAAAAATTCCCTGTGTATAACTTGGTTAGGGCAGGGGAAGGATGAACAGTGTCTGGAATTTTTTTCCAAGGAGGAACTTTCCTCCGAAATTATTTCAAGGCTTCAGGAACCGGCGGACGATAAGTTCAAAAGCGCATCCATTTCATCGCTCTTTGCGCTTGCTGAGCAAGCATATCGAGATCGAAATTACGAAATATCTCTCAGGTATTTTAAACTGCTGGATAGCAAGCTTGATGACAGAGTTTTTATTAAAAAATCTCTTGGCGATTGTCTCTTTGCCCTTGGCAAATTTAAAGAAGCATCACAGCAGTACCTGTTGCTGTTAAAGGAATTTCCCGATGAAGAATTTTATCGTGGACGTTTAGCTGATGTTACCGGACGCCTTGGCCGGAGCAAAGAGGAGATAAGGCAACTGTTGGGTGTCGAAACTGTTACAGACTTTGCCCAAAAAATACAACTTTCAGTGAACTCTTCCCCCACTACCCAAAAATCCTTGCGGATAGCGCGGGCATTATGGCTGAGTGGAAGCAAAGAAATATCTCTTTCCCTCTATAAAGAATTGATAGACCAGCTATTCTTTAATTTGAGCGAGTTGAAGAGTCTTGGTTCAACAGAGAAAGATTCGGATACCTACTGGCAGGGTATTGTTCAACTATTTTATCAAGAAAATAATATATTTGAACAGTCCATGTCTCCAGATTATCTGATTGCCCATTTGGGAACCCCAGAGGCAGATCTGATTGTTCGCCTTTATCCTACCTACAGGTGGCATAGATTAATCAGCAGGGAGTACGAAGCTCGTAACGCGGCCCATCAAAAGAAATTACTCCTTGCCGAGAGAAACTATAGAAAGCTCTTTAGTGAAGAGGCAAGTTCAGAGGCGATAATTGATCTTGCCCCTATATATAAGCGTCTTGGCCAGTATAATAAGGAGGCCCAGATTTATCAGTCTGTCCAGGAGGCAGGTCGAACTCTTCCTGATCTGGATGAATCTATTGCCCTAAACAGAGAGCAACGACGCCCACAGCTTCGTCTGGAAACAGGGATGGATAATCGTCAAGGACGAGAAGGCGCTATTAATATGAGAAAATATGTCTCTAGCCTGCGAGCAAGTCTGTTGCCAACGCCTCAGCAAGAGTTCTATTTTGATTATCGGGCTACGGATTATAATGGTGCTGATCAGGATAGTTTTGGCCAGTACCTTGGTGCTGGTGCCGGTATTGATTTTACAGATGATATCTCCCTGGCTATCAGGCTTGGCGGTGAACATCTGAACAGTGATGGTAGGGTGGAGATTTCGGGTTTGGCTCAGTTGAACTATCGCCTTTTAGATCAACTCCGCTCCTATGTTGAGATCAGACGAAGACGGGTTGATGATACCATCGTTGCAGTTGATGGCGAGATCTTTGCCGATGATATTGGCGCAGGGATTGTTCTGGAAACACCGGTGGGTTTTGACCTTGGCCTCGACTATACCCAGAGTTTTTTGACCGATGGTAATAAGCAAACAAAATTTCATCCCTGGTTTTTTTATAATATATTCGGAGATACAACCCAGTTAAATTTTCAATATGACTTTTTATATTTTGCAGGAGATGAGGTAAATCCTGAGCTCCCCTATTGGAGTCCAGAGGACTATAGAGAACATAAATTGTCTCTTTATTTTCAGCATCAGTTTAACAACTCCGGGGAGGAGGATGAGTTAGAAAGTTTTTATTCCCTTGGTGGTGCCGTGGGTTTTGAAGACGATCAAAATATTACTTATACGGGAAAATTTGATATTTTCCTTGAAATGAATCAACATTTTCTATTAAATGGTACTCTTCTATATACACGAAGCGATGATTATAATGAGAGTCAAGCTCGAATAGGTATTAGTTATCGTTGGTAG
- a CDS encoding DMT family transporter, with the protein MTTRSTKISFGALYVVLAGMLWGTTGTAQALGPSTSNPLAVGALRLIVAGIALALMSYCRGGLRSLSWPWGLVFLGGALVALYQATFFSGVALAGVAVGTIVGIGSAPIFAGVLEIIFFRQKPRLIWYLSTTVALCGCALLLFAENGGADSWGSFLGVLLALCAGLSYAGTSLIMKTLLQEREAEEVTAMLFCVGAVLLTPVLFYVDISWLFSPSGFVMILHLGLFSMALAYLLFVKGLEVVPVSTAVTLALTEPMTAGLLAVFVLDEKLCLLSGVGLVLIFFAVLFLLIPQKAKIEAL; encoded by the coding sequence GTGACTACACGTTCAACAAAAATATCTTTTGGCGCCCTGTATGTTGTCCTGGCCGGTATGCTCTGGGGGACAACGGGTACCGCCCAGGCCCTTGGGCCAAGTACAAGCAATCCCCTGGCTGTCGGTGCCTTGAGGTTGATAGTTGCCGGCATTGCGCTTGCCCTCATGAGTTATTGCCGTGGTGGCCTGCGTAGCCTCTCCTGGCCTTGGGGTCTGGTTTTTTTGGGTGGTGCCCTAGTGGCTCTCTATCAGGCAACATTCTTTTCCGGGGTGGCTTTGGCGGGTGTTGCTGTGGGTACCATTGTAGGTATTGGTTCAGCCCCTATTTTTGCCGGTGTTCTTGAAATAATTTTTTTCCGGCAAAAACCCCGACTCATCTGGTACCTGTCAACGACAGTGGCCCTCTGTGGCTGCGCCCTGCTCCTCTTTGCTGAAAATGGTGGGGCGGATTCATGGGGGAGCTTTCTGGGCGTGCTGCTTGCCCTTTGTGCTGGTTTGTCCTACGCGGGCACCAGCCTTATAATGAAGACGCTTTTGCAGGAGAGGGAGGCAGAGGAGGTGACGGCAATGCTCTTTTGTGTGGGTGCAGTGTTACTTACCCCAGTTCTTTTCTATGTCGATATTTCCTGGCTTTTCTCCCCCTCAGGTTTTGTCATGATCCTTCACCTGGGTTTGTTTTCCATGGCCCTCGCCTACCTACTCTTTGTCAAGGGTTTAGAGGTAGTTCCCGTTTCCACCGCCGTAACCCTAGCCCTTACCGAGCCCATGACGGCAGGTCTGCTTGCCGTCTTTGTCTTAGACGAGAAACTCTGTCTGCTCTCTGGAGTAGGTTTAGTGCTGATCTTTTTTGCAGTCCTCTTTTTACTAATACCGCAAAAGGCCAAGATAGAGGCCCTCTAG
- the lepA gene encoding translation elongation factor 4: MKNIRNFSIIAHIDHGKSTLADRMIQECGVITARDFQDQLLDNMDIERERGITIKSQTVCLPYTAKDGKEYILNLVDTPGHVDFSYEVSRALTSCEGALLIVDAAQGVEAQTLANLYLAMENDLEIIPVINKIDLPSAEPEKVALQIEEDLGLDADLIQLCSAKTGVGVHEILDSIVEHLPAPEGDAKAPLQALIFDANYDPFRGTIISVRLINGTVKAGDIIRFMSTGIEYKVEEVGLFKVQREARKTLSAGEVGYILAGIKTVQDTRPGETITLKANPCEAALAGFQEVQQVVFSSIYPIDTDDYEDLVVALEKLKLNDAALTFEKDSSVALGFGFRCGFLGLLHLEVVQERLEREFNISLILTVPSVKYIFTLSDGTTKEVDNPAHFPDPTHIDEVKEPFIKASILIPEKYMGAVMNLCMERRGENTTFHYPTPGRIEFICELPLAEVIYDFYDRLKSVTQGYGSFDYELIDYRKSDLVKLDILVNSEPVDALSQLVHRVNARKRGLHSCEMLKEEIPRQMFKIAIQAAIGGNVVARTNISAMRKDVTAKCYGGDISRKRKLLEKQKAGKKRMKTVGNVDIPQTAFLAVLKSEQ, translated from the coding sequence ATGAAAAATATTCGCAATTTTAGCATTATTGCCCACATCGATCACGGCAAATCGACCCTAGCTGACCGTATGATCCAGGAATGTGGAGTAATAACCGCAAGGGATTTCCAAGACCAACTTCTCGATAATATGGATATTGAACGGGAACGAGGGATTACCATTAAGAGCCAAACTGTATGTTTACCATACACAGCAAAAGATGGGAAAGAATATATCCTCAATCTCGTTGACACACCGGGTCATGTAGATTTTAGCTACGAGGTGTCAAGAGCTCTTACCTCCTGCGAAGGTGCTCTGCTTATCGTTGATGCTGCGCAAGGTGTGGAAGCGCAGACACTGGCTAATCTCTACCTTGCCATGGAAAACGATCTGGAGATCATCCCCGTTATTAATAAGATTGATCTTCCCTCTGCAGAGCCAGAAAAAGTTGCCCTGCAGATAGAAGAGGATCTTGGCCTTGACGCCGATCTTATTCAACTCTGCTCTGCTAAAACCGGTGTCGGGGTTCACGAGATTCTGGATAGCATCGTAGAACATCTACCCGCACCTGAAGGTGATGCAAAGGCCCCCCTACAGGCCCTCATCTTTGATGCCAACTATGACCCATTTCGAGGTACCATCATCTCTGTTCGCCTCATCAACGGTACGGTGAAGGCAGGAGATATTATTAGGTTCATGTCCACTGGAATTGAGTACAAGGTAGAAGAGGTGGGACTCTTCAAGGTACAACGAGAGGCACGGAAAACACTTTCAGCAGGTGAGGTCGGCTATATTCTGGCTGGCATTAAAACTGTTCAGGATACCCGACCAGGAGAAACTATCACCCTCAAGGCCAATCCCTGCGAGGCCGCTCTGGCCGGTTTTCAGGAGGTCCAGCAGGTAGTTTTCTCCTCGATCTACCCGATCGACACCGACGATTACGAAGATCTTGTGGTGGCTCTGGAAAAGCTCAAGCTCAATGATGCCGCTCTTACCTTTGAGAAAGATTCTTCGGTAGCCCTTGGCTTTGGTTTTCGCTGTGGTTTTCTGGGACTTCTTCATCTGGAGGTTGTACAGGAACGGTTGGAACGAGAGTTTAATATTTCATTGATCCTTACCGTCCCTTCAGTAAAGTATATCTTCACCCTCTCCGATGGCACGACTAAAGAGGTGGATAATCCGGCCCACTTTCCCGACCCGACTCATATCGACGAGGTAAAAGAGCCCTTTATCAAGGCCAGCATTCTTATCCCGGAAAAGTATATGGGTGCGGTAATGAATCTCTGTATGGAAAGACGTGGTGAAAATACCACTTTTCACTATCCTACCCCGGGTCGTATTGAGTTTATATGTGAACTGCCATTGGCAGAGGTGATTTACGATTTTTACGATCGACTCAAGTCAGTAACCCAAGGGTATGGCTCCTTCGATTACGAGCTGATCGATTACCGTAAATCTGATCTGGTAAAACTCGATATTCTGGTAAACAGTGAACCTGTTGATGCCCTTTCCCAGCTGGTACATCGTGTCAATGCCAGAAAAAGGGGTCTTCATTCCTGCGAAATGCTTAAGGAAGAAATTCCACGACAGATGTTTAAAATTGCTATCCAGGCAGCCATTGGCGGTAATGTTGTGGCCAGAACAAATATCTCTGCCATGCGAAAAGATGTTACGGCCAAATGTTATGGTGGTGATATTTCACGAAAGAGAAAACTTCTTGAAAAACAGAAGGCGGGAAAGAAGCGGATGAAAACAGTGGGTAATGTTGATATTCCGCAAACAGCCTTTCTTGCAGTGCTTAAATCCGAGCAGTAG
- a CDS encoding DegT/DnrJ/EryC1/StrS family aminotransferase: MKVPLLDLRAQLATIEDEMVEAVVNVVRSTRYIQGPEVEGLEQEIAEYSGVARGVGVSSGTDALLVSLMSLGIGQGDYVLTTPYSFFATMGVILRVGAKPVFADIDLESYNIDPEKMAEVLAADVDHKIKAIIPVHLYGQCADMKAINKLAEQYNIPVVEDAAQAIGAEYPLVHADGSVEVKKAGALGTCGCFSFFPSKNLGGIGDGGMVVTTDEKFADHLALMRNHGMNPKYYHPSVGGNFRLDPIQATALRVKLPHLNSWHDGRRENADSYAEMFARTSLLDEAKVVLPKRVYQEFEGEIAGRFHIYNQFILRVEKRDELRDFLLAEGVGCEVYYPVPLHKQECLGAYSHGLSYPEAEKAADTTIALPIYAELTAPMQQYVVDKIAEFYSKDC; encoded by the coding sequence ATGAAAGTACCTTTGCTTGATTTGCGAGCCCAATTGGCTACGATTGAAGATGAGATGGTTGAGGCGGTGGTAAATGTTGTTCGCTCTACCCGTTATATTCAAGGACCGGAGGTAGAAGGTCTTGAACAGGAAATTGCTGAGTATAGTGGCGTTGCCCGTGGTGTCGGGGTAAGCAGTGGTACCGATGCCCTTTTGGTTAGTTTGATGAGTCTTGGAATAGGACAGGGGGATTATGTTCTTACCACCCCATACTCTTTTTTCGCGACCATGGGCGTTATTTTACGCGTCGGGGCAAAACCTGTTTTTGCTGATATTGATTTAGAGAGTTATAATATTGATCCGGAGAAGATGGCAGAGGTCTTGGCGGCTGATGTTGATCATAAGATTAAGGCCATCATTCCGGTCCATCTCTATGGACAGTGTGCTGATATGAAGGCCATCAACAAGCTTGCCGAGCAGTACAATATTCCCGTGGTTGAAGATGCCGCTCAGGCCATTGGCGCAGAGTATCCCCTTGTTCATGCCGATGGCAGTGTAGAGGTTAAGAAAGCTGGTGCTCTAGGCACATGTGGTTGTTTTTCCTTTTTTCCCAGTAAGAACCTTGGTGGTATTGGCGATGGCGGTATGGTTGTAACTACCGACGAAAAATTTGCCGATCATCTTGCCTTGATGCGTAATCATGGGATGAATCCTAAGTATTATCATCCAAGTGTGGGCGGTAATTTTCGTCTTGATCCTATTCAGGCGACCGCTCTGCGAGTAAAGCTACCTCATCTTAATAGTTGGCATGATGGCCGTCGCGAAAATGCCGATAGTTATGCGGAGATGTTTGCCCGCACCTCATTGCTAGATGAGGCTAAGGTGGTCTTGCCCAAGCGGGTTTATCAGGAGTTTGAAGGAGAGATTGCCGGTCGTTTTCATATTTATAACCAGTTTATTTTACGGGTAGAGAAACGCGATGAATTGCGTGACTTCTTGCTCGCGGAGGGTGTAGGTTGTGAAGTCTATTATCCGGTACCTCTGCATAAGCAGGAGTGTTTGGGGGCCTATAGCCATGGCCTTTCCTATCCAGAGGCTGAAAAGGCCGCCGATACAACCATTGCCCTGCCAATTTATGCTGAACTTACTGCCCCCATGCAGCAGTATGTGGTAGATAAAATAGCTGAGTTTTACAGCAAAGATTGCTAA